From Antennarius striatus isolate MH-2024 chromosome 9, ASM4005453v1, whole genome shotgun sequence, one genomic window encodes:
- the ctsk gene encoding cathepsin K: MSPCFCVLLLAAAALAHPDLDAASLDGQWEQWKETHRKEYNGLGEEELRRAVWEKNLRMIDAHNMAAALGMHSYEMAMNHLGDMTSEEVSEKMTGLLVPTDMDRTFTMALDESVTKLPKYVDYRKKNMVTSVKNQGSCGSCWAFSSAGALEGQLARQTGTLEDLSPQNLVDCVKENSGCGGGYMTNAFQYVADNSGIDSEAAYPYMGVEQQCRYNSSEVAAQCKGYKEVPVGNEHALAVALYKVGPISVGIDASQSGFQFYSKGVYYDPECNKDDINHAVLAVGYGVTGKGKKYWIVKNSWSENWGNKGYILMARNRDNLCGIANLASYPVV, from the exons ATGTCGCCGTGTTTCTGCGTGTTGCtgctcgccgccgccgctctgGCTCACCCCGACCTGGACGCCGCCTCGCTGGACGGCCAATGGGAGCAGTGGAAGGAGACGCACAGGAAGGAGTACAACGGCCTG GGTGAGGAGGAGCTCCGCCGGGCCGTCTGGGAGAAGAACCTGCGGATGATCGACGCCCACAACATGGCGGCGGCGCTGGGGATGCACTCCTACGAGATGGCCATGAACCACCTGGGGGACATG ACGTCAGAGGAAGTGTCTGAGAAGATGACTGGTCTGCTGGTCCCAACGGACATGGATCGCACTTTCACCATGGCTCTGGACGAGAGCGTGACCAAACTCCCCAAATACGTGGACTACCGCAAGAAGAACATGGTGACCTCAGTGAAGAACCAG GGCTCCTGCGGctcctgctgggccttcagcTCGGCGGGGGCCCTCGAGGGCCAGCTGGCCAGGCAGACGGGGACCCTGGAGGACCTTAGTCCCCAGAACCTGGTGGACTGCGTCAAGGAGAACTCGGGCTGCGGGGGCGGGTACATGACCAACGCCTTCCAGTACGTGGCGGACAACAGCGGCATCGACTCGGAGGCGGCGTACCCTTATATGGGCGTG GAGCAGCAGTGCCGGTACAATTCATCGGAGGTGGCGGCGCAGTGCAAAGGCTACAAGGAGGTCCCGGTGGGCAACGAGCACGCGCTAGCCGTAGCGCTCTACAAAGTGGGTCCGATCTCCGTCGGCATCGACGCCTCGCAGTCGGGCTTCCAGTTCTACAGCAAAG GTGTTTACTACGACCCCGAATGCAACAAAGACGACATCAACCACGCCGTGCTGGCGGTGGGCTACGGCGTGACGGGCAAAGGGAAGAAGTACTGGATCGTCAAGAACAG ctGGAGCGAGAACTGGGGCAATAAGGGGTACATCCTGATGGCGCGTAACCGTGACAACCTCTGCGGCATTGCCAACCTGGCCAGTTACCCCGTGGTGTGA
- the lingo4b gene encoding leucine-rich repeat and immunoglobulin-like domain-containing nogo receptor-interacting protein 4b — translation MFVESVVRWGAWGVLLQIGLCVSAGSCPPRCVCRQDAKEVICSGKHLNSVPEGFSSDARRLDLSRNKIKTVGRRQFSGLLQLQELDLSDNIISMIEVEAFQGLQNLRTLRIKNNRLKIIPVGVFSGLTGLRFLDLSQNEILVFLDYTFKEMVNLQTLEAEENDLVFISQRAFFGLQNLQELNIDRSNLTSIPTEALSQLQSLTHLRMVRLTISTLPNNAFRRLQRLQSLLIVSWPTLDTVASNSLIGLNLTSLVISNCNLSSIPYAALRHLVYLRYLDLSYNPITVIQGNMLGDLLRLQELHLAGGSLLRIEPGAFRGLAYFRMLNVTSNQLTTLEESVFHSVGNLQVLRLDANPLACDCRLIWVVRRRLRLNFDGRQPTCSSPDAVRQREFRDFSEKELPRLFTCRPARIMDRRPQEARVEEGTTVLFSCKADGDPFPSITWISPHKNVVSPTGRIRVLPNGTLEVRFAQVQDSGSYQCLAGNAAGNDSLTVGLYVKGLPRNRTMPFFSEEGWVEPSNHQTANSSAETPKPYPFDAKTLIIATTMGFLSFLSSVVICFVFMFFWSQSKGQIKHTATIDFVPRSSMGGGGGDGGDGGRFTMKLI, via the coding sequence ATGTTCGTGGAGTCAGTCGTCCGATGGGGGGCTTGGGGCGTCCTGCTCCAGATTGGACTGTGCGTTTCCGCGGGAAGCTGCCCCCCACGCTGCGTCTGCCGACAGGACGCCAAAGAAGTCATCTGCTCCGGCAAACATCTGAACTCAGTGCCAGAGGGCTTCTCCAGCGATGCCAGGCGTTTGGATTTGTCTCGCAATAAGATTAAGACTGTGGGACGGCGCCAGTTCTCTGGCCTCCTGCAGCTGCAAGAGTTGGATCTCAGTGATAACATAATCTCCATGATTGAGGTGGAGGCTTTCCAGGGTTTACAGAATCTCAGGACGCTTCGGATTAAGAACAACCGACTGAAGATCATCCCGGTTGGGGTGTTTTCTGGCCTGACCGGTCTGCGCTTTCTGGATTTGAGCCAGAACGAGATTCTGGTGTTCTTGGACTACACCTTCAAAGAAATGGTGAACCTTCAAACGTTGGAAGCCGAAGAGAACGACTTGGTCTTCATTTCCCAGCGGGCTTTTTTTGGTCTTCAAAACCTGCAGGAGCTCAACATCGACCGCAGCAACCTGACGTCGATTCCCACTGAAGCGTTGTCCCAGCTCCAGAGCTTGACACATCTTCGCATGGTACGTCTCACCATCTCCACGCTACCCAACAACGCTTTCCGACGGCTCCAGCGTCTTCAGAGCCTCCTGATCGTGAGTTGGCCGACGTTGGACACCGTGGCCAGCAACAGCCTCATCGGGCTGAACCTGACCTCGCTCGTCATCAGCAACTGCAACCTGAGTTCTATTCCATACGCGGCTCTTCGTCACCTGGTGTACTTGCGCTACCTGGACCTCTCATACAACCCTATCACCGTCATCCAAGGCAATATGTTGGGCGACCTCCTGAGACTCCAGGAGTTACACCTGGCAGGGGGGAGTCTGCTACGAATAGAACCGGGGGCCTTTCGAGGACTAGCATACTTTCGGATGCTTAACGTGACCTCCAATCAGCTCACAACATTGGAGGAGAGTGTCTTCCACTCGGTGGGCAACCTCCAGGTGCTGCGGTTGGATGCGAATCCCCTGGCGTGCGACTGCCGGCTCATTTGGGTGGTCCGCCGCCGGTTGCGACTGAACTTTGACGGACGTCAGCCCACCTGTTCGTCTCCCGATGCGGTGCGACAGCGGGAATTTAGAGACTTCTCAGAGAAGGAGCTGCCCAGGCTTTTTACCTGCCGCCCCGCCCGCATCATGGACCGCCGGCCACAGGAGGCCAGAGTGGAGGAAGGCACCACGGTTCTCTTCTCCTGTAAAGCCGATGGGGATCCATTCCCGTCCATCACCTGGATCTCACCCCACAAGAATGTGGTGTCTCCAACGGGACGAATCAGAGTTTTGCCAAATGGTACTCTCGAAGTGCGTTTTGCGCAAGTCCAGGACAGCGGCTCCTATCAGTGCCTGGCGGGCAACGCTGCCGGTAACGACAGTCTGACTGTCGGTCTGTACGTTAAGGGGCTCCCTCGCAATCGAACCATGCCCTTCTTCTCGGAAGAGGGCTGGGTAGAGCCTTCCAATCATCAGACTGCCAACTCCTCAGCGGAAACGCCCAAGCCATACCCGTTTGACGCCAAGACCCTGATCATCGCCACCACCATGGGCTTCCTGTCGTTCCTCAGCTCCGTGGTGATCTGCTTCGTCTTCATGTTCTTCTGGAGTCAGAGCAAAggccaaatcaaacacacagcGACCATCGACTTCGTGCCCCGCTCCTCCATGGGTGGCGGGGGAGGGGACGGAGGCGATGGAGGCAGGTTCACCATGAAGCTCATTTAA